The genomic stretch CGGCAGACGCTGCTGAAGAAGGGTATCGCAGATTATGTCATCGACAGGGTACTGTCGGCTTCGTATGCGGAGGACGACGTGTTGACCGCGGCACAGAGCGTCGCCGGAAAGAAGTGGCGGACATTGTCCAGCACGCCGCCGCGTGAGCGTATGGACAAACTCGTTCGCTTCATGCAGTACAGGGGCTATGCCTGGGACGTCATCAAGCGCGTGATCGAGCGGTACAAGGACGACGACATGGGGTCCGGCAACGAGGACGACGCGTGAGATCGGAACGAACGACGGCGATCGTATGAATTCGACAGGGACAATGGATGAATATCGAAACCATGATGGATCGCATCCGAATGCGACATGCCAAGCAGGATGGACGGAACGTGACAGGACACCTTCATGTCCGGTTCGATGATCGTTCGTTGCCGTATTGTGCCGGAACATTCCTCCGTATCGTCATGACCGGTCTCGTTCTCTGCGTATCGCTTCCTGCGACGAACGGTATCGCACAGGGGCCGACGACATGCATGCGCCAGCGGCTGCCGGAATCCATCAACAAATTCCAGCCTACGACCATTCCCGTGCTGTCCCCGGACGGCCAGACGTTGTTCGTGGATCGCAAGCTCCACCCGGAGAACGAGGAAGGTGCCTCCGACCCCGACGACGTGTGGATCAGCCACCGGATGGGTGGATCGATCTGGACCGAACCGGAACGTACTGCATTCACGACGTTCCGTCGTCCCGATGTTCTCTTCTCGCTGAGCAGGGACGGACGGAGAGCCCTCGTCTACGGGCGGTATCTCTATAGGGATGGCGATTCCATCCGTTGCTTCGCTGTCGCGGAGCGTATCGATGCCGGTCTTCCCTTTTCGGTGCTGACCCCGATCGATCTGCCTGCGATGAGAGACATGGGACGGAACTTCTACGGGTCGTTGTCCGACGATGCCACTGCCCTCGTCATTGCGATGAATCGTCCGGGTGGTGTCGGTGATCTCGATCTCTACGTCAGCAGACGGTGCGGCGACAAATGGAGTACACCGGTTTCTCTCGGTCATACCATCAACACGAAAGCCTTCGAAGGAGCTCCCTGTCTTGCCCCCGATGGTCTCACCCTGTACTTCTCGTCATCGGGACGGGACGACCGGCGCGGCAAGGCCGACATGTACGTTACGCGCAGGCTGGACGACACATGGACGTCATGGAGCCGCCCCGTGAACATGGGGCCGTGCATCAATACGCTGGAAGACGAGACATCGTTCTCGCTGATCGGTGATGGCGATTCGGCGCTGGTCACATCATGGGACCCGGAGCATGGCAGACCGGGCATCTATCTCGTCGGCCTCACGACCGACCAGCGTCCGGCACCCTACGTCATGTTCTCGGGAAGGATCACCAATCCGTTGACCGGACAACCCGTGGAAGGTGCGCGTCTCGTCGTACGCGATTCCACATCGACATGCCGCGAAGCGCTGATCTACGGTACGGGGGCGAACGGCGATTTCACGATCACGCTGGCATCGGGCAAACGCTACGGTATCGAAGCACAGGCCGCCCATCACATTTCCGCCACGCAGACGATCGGTGTACGCAGACTCGATTCGACATCGGAACTGAGGCTGTCGGTCTACCTGTTCGATCATCGCATGCCGCTGGCGAGCGTCTTCTTCGAGCGCGGTTCATATGAAGTAGGACCGGTCGAGCAGGCCAAGCTCGACGAGCTCGTGCAACGATACGGCTTGAGGGCCATCAGCTTCGAGGTCGTCGGGTATACGGATCCGATCGGCAACCAGCGCGATAATGCCAGGCTTTCGAAGGGCCGAGCAGAAGCCACGCGGGAAGCGCTGCGCAAGGCAGGAGCGGACGAGAAGCGCATCGAGGCGACGGGCCGAGGCGTGGAGTATCAGGGAACCCAGCTCTTCCTGAAGGAGCATCCGCAGAGCCGGCGTGTGGACATCTTTCCGGCACAACCGCCGGGCAGAGGGCAGTGACGAACTCTACACGTCCGTCAGATCCTGACCGTTGCCGTCCTGATCCTGCCGTCCTGGGGCTCTTCCTCGATATCGATCTTCCACGCATGCGACGTGTGGACGTAGATGGCCAGCGACGTTGGAGAACGCCACTCGAATCCTTCGTCGTGAAGTGGGCTCTTCCATAGTGTCCGTTCGGAGAATATCGCCGCTGCCCGCTCGGTTCCTTCCGTATCGGTCAGCGTGATGATGAGCTCTTCCTCGTTTCCCGGATGTCGTTCGAGCTCGAGGGTGATCCGCTGCCAGTTGTCCTGTGTTTCGACACCGATGCTTCTCGAAATGGCATCGACGATATGCATGGCGGCACTGCCGAATTGTACGGGTGTCCGGCGAGGTGCAGAGGGATCCGCCATGCTTGCCGAAGCCTGAAGTGGCTGGAACAGATCGATGGGCGGCGCGACGCCGCAGGCATGGAACATCGCGTCGAGATGCCGGCGGAAGATCATGTCGAAATCGCCCTTGTTCGGTGCCTGATGCCGGTCGTCGTACCACCAGAACCAGTCTGAAGCTTCCATCGCGAGAAGTTGTTCCCGCAGGTCACGCTGGGCCGCCTCGCTTCGGGTTCCGGCCGTCGTTTCCATGGCATGGCGTACGTCACGCAACAGTGACCATGCGAGATTCTTCACAGGATTACCGATCCATACGTCGAAGTTCCCGTTGATCCATGAACCGGGAACGATCATGTCGAGAACGGGCATGATACGGTGCTCGGCAGCCGTCGCTTCGCCGCAGGTCGTCATCGTGAAGTGCTGGCGATCCGTCAGGCGCGTCATCAGGGCTCTCAGGAACGGTTCTCCATTCTCCGGATAGAATTCCCAGCAGTTCTCGCCGTCGAGAATGATCGGAATCACGGCATGATCGAGGACGTCTTCGCCATGTTCACGGACGAGGACGCGGCGTCGTTCGTCGAGTCGGCGAACGAAGTCGTCGGCTGCAGTCGCCGCATCCCACGTGGCGTATTCGAAGCCGATGGCATCGCTCAGGGCATGGTCCCTGAAAAGCATCGCGATGTCCCCTTCAGCCGTCCGGACCGTCCACGGGAACCATGTCGACGTCGGCGTCCATCGATGTCCGAGCGTCGCACGGAGCACCTCTTCGTCGCTGGCAGCCCACCGCACGCCGTGGCGTGCCATGATGGTCAGTGCCTGCATGCTGACGCTCCCTTCCGCGGGCCACATACCATGCGTCGGATGGGCCCATGTCGCCTGCCAGTATTCCTTCGCTCTGCGTACGTGCTCGTCGGCATCGTCCGGTGCGGTGAATGCGGGTACAGGCAATGGAGCCGTCGGGAGACCGGGACGTGCATCGTCGGTATCGCAGAGCAGCGGCAGGATCGGATGATGGAATGGCGTAACCGACAGTTCCCATGTCCCCTTCGCCTGCTCCGTCGCGAGGAAGGCTTCCATCGACGCCATGATGCGGAGATGGATATCCAGGAGCGTCAGTTTCTGTTCTTCGGTAAAGTTCCGTCCCTGTTCGATGAGTGCACGGACGATGGGCATGGTGCGCCGATGCATGGGACCGACCCACGTCAGGTTGTAGAGCACCTGGAGATCCCTCCACTCCTGCGCGGAAAAGGCCGGCCATTCGCCGCGTACGATACGGTCGTACAATTCCGAGAATCTCGGGAGCGGCCGGATCATCGTCCGATCCTGACAGATCACGAACAGCCGTGCGATACGTTCCTGCTCCGCATGGGTGAGGGCGTCGGCAGGACGTCTGGTCAGGTGTTGTACTTCGTCCTCCACCCCGCCGAGATAGGCCCTGACCTGTTCGAGCATCGCGGGCACGAGGTTGAAGGTCATGGCGCGATTCTCAGGAAACGAGGCCATGATCATCGGCAGATCGACGTAGTCCTTGACGGCGTGCAGACGCACCCAGGGAAGGAACATGGAGCCGTCGATCCGGTAGTCGGGCTGGTGAAAATGCCAGAGGATGGCGATGCGAAGAGGTTTCATACCCCAAAGTTCCGGAATCCGGACGAATCACGATATTCGCAGTGACTGCGGGAATAGCTCAGTTGGTAGAGCGTCAGCTTCCCAAGCTGAATGTCGCGGGTTCGAGTCCCGTTTCCCGCTCGCAGGGCGTAACATTTTGCGCAGGCATCCGTCCAGTCCCGGTCAAGTCGTTCACGAAAGGGACGTTGTGGCATCATGTACCTGCTCCTATTGTCGTAGTGCATCCGGTTCGGCCGTCGGCGACGTCTACCGGGCCACGGAAGCACATCACGCCGTCATGGCCGAGATGGACAGCGGCTTGTTCCGTCTGAATGGCGGTGCCATCGATTCGTTCGATCACGTCTCGCGACTATCCATCCGCTGGGTTCTGGGCGGTACCCAGTACTATCGTCTGGGCGGCTCCCACCATCATCGTATCGATCCCACCTCATATCTGCTCATCGCACACGGACAGAGCTATGCCACGGCGTTGCCGGACCCGAAATCGGTCATGGTCGGTGTGGCCTTCAGACCGTCCCTCGTGAAAAATGTCCTGCAGGTTGCCGTTCGCAAGGACGAGGATCTGATCGATACGGAGCACGACGGTACGGGAGAACTGCCGCTCGTGGACAGGCGCTTCGATTGTGCGACCGAGATGGCGGAATTACGTTCCAGGGTCGTTACGACCATCGACGAAGGCAGAGCCGGGATGGAAGAGCGCGAGGCCCTGGTCATCAGATTGCTGGAACTGATCGTACGCGATCACGGCCACTACATGCATCGGGCGGATCGACTCGTCGCACGCCGGGCCTCCACACGCGTTGAGCTGCTGCGTCGCCTTTCGATGGGCAGGGACTACATGGATGCCTTCTTCCATCGCCCTCTCTCGCTCCGCGAAATCGCCCGCGAAGCGTGCATGTCCGAATATCACTTCCTCCGTGCATTCAGGGATGCCTTCGGCGAAAGCCCGTTCGCCTATCTCGGACGCCGCAGGATGCAGGAAGCCGAGCGCTTGCTCGCACAGACGAACCGGTCCGTATCGGATATAGCGTTGATGGTCGGCTTCGACAATGTCTCGGCGTTCTCACGCCGGTTCCGGAACATCATGGGACAGACGCCGACACAGTCGCGCGTGCTGCATCGATGAATCCGTGTCTGCGGCCTGATACGGCAACCTACCTGTGCTGATCCACCAGTACGGGATTGCCATCCGGATCGACGACGATGAAACTGGCCGGGCCTGTCGTGGATTCGTCCGCTTCCACCGTCATCGTCATTCCCTTGTCCTTGAGTCGACGTTGCAGATCGCGAACGTCGGTGAAGCTCTCGAGCGGCTGGGCGTTGCTGTCCCATCCTGGATTGAACGTCAGGATGTTCTTCTCGAACACGCCCTGGGACAGTCCGATGACGGGCTCGCCGTTCTTCATGATGAGCCAGTTCTGCGTCTGATCGCCTGCGAACGACGCGACGCCGAGCTGTTCGTAGAAACGCTTCGATGCTCCGATATCCTTCACGGCCAGGCTGACGGAGAATGCACCGAGTTCCATTGCGTTCTTCTCCAGTGATTGTACTACGGATGATCATGACGGATCTGCTGCGGATGCGGGTCGAACGGAAGATCCGACGACCCGGCATTGTTGCGGATGCTATCGATCGATACTACCGGATGTGGGCGTATTCCTGAATTCCATCCGTTGTATGCGTACGGCATTCAGGATGGCGATCAGCGCTACACCGACGTCGGCGAACACCGCCTCCCACATGGTCGCGATTCCCCCGGCGCCAAGAGCGAGGACGACTCCCTTGACGACGAAGGCGAGCGTGACGTTCTGCCATACGACGGCCTTCGTACGTTGTCCGATCCTGATGGCCATAGGAATCTTCGACGGTTTGTCGTCCTGGATGACGATATCGGCGGTCTCGATGGTGGCATCGCTGCCGAGTCCACCCATCGCGATGCCCGCATCGCTCAAGGCGATGACGGGAGCGTCGTTCACGCCGTCCCCGACGAAGGCGACGCTTCCGTTCCGGGACCGGATATCCTGAACCCTCGAGATCTTGTCTTCCGGCAGGAGATCACCATAGGCGTTGTCGATACCGAGTTGTCCGGCAACGTATGCGGTGACGGTCCCCTTGTCGCCGCTCAGCATCGTCGTCGTCACGTTCAGCGCCTTGAGGCCGTCGATGGCTGCCTTCGCATCGTCCTTGATCCTGTCGGCGATGGTGATGTGCCCCACGAATCGCCCGTCATAGGCGATGGCGATGACGGTATGGACGATGTCCGTCTGGTCGATCTCATAGCGTATCCCGAACCTGTCCATCAGCCTGAAGTTGCCTGCAAGGAGCTGTTTGCCGTCGACGATTGCCTTCATACCCTGGCCTGCTATTTCTTCGATATCCGTCAACCGCAAGGTATTGTCGACGTCGCCGACGTGGTCCCAGATCGCCGTCGCGATCGGATGTGTGCTGTGGTGTTCGAGGGCATTGACCATTCGCAGGACCGTTTCCCTGTCGAAGGCAGGGTCGAAGACCACGTTCTGAACCTTGAACACGCCTTCGGTCAGGGTTCCTGTCTTGTCCATGACGATGTTTCGCACGTTCGCCATGATGTCGAGGAAATTGCTGCCCTTGAACAGGATGCCGTTCCGGCTCGCCGCACCGATCCCTCCGAAGTATCCGAGCGGGATGGAAATGACCAGAGCGCACGGACACGAGATCACGAGAAATATCAGGGCCCTGTACAGCCATGTGCTGAAGGTATAGTCCTGCACGAAGAAATACGGAAGCAGGCAGAGGGTGGCGGCCAGTGCTACCACCATCGGTGTGTAGATTCTCGCGAACTTCCGTATGAAGAGTTCCGTCGGGGCCTTTCGTGACGTGGCATTCTGTACGAGCTCCAGTATCCTGCTGAGCTTGCTGTCCTGATACGCCGTCGTGACCTTCACCTGGCTCACGGTATTCAGATTGATCATTCCCGCGAGTACGGCATCGCCCTTCGTCTTCGTGTCTGGCCTGCTCTCTCCGGTCAGCGCCGATGTATTGAACGCCGCCCGGTCCGACAGCAGTTCTCCGTCCAGAGCCAGCTTCTCGCCCGGTTTCAACTGGATGATGTCTCCGGGACGGGCACTCAGGGCCTTTGCGGTTACAGGGCGGTTGTCGCGCAGGATCGTGACTTCGTC from Candidatus Kapaibacterium thiocyanatum encodes the following:
- a CDS encoding cadmium-translocating P-type ATPase → MEHQHIYDAEGRQLCCTQEEKIYTNAGAEELIEEHGTADSHDRADDQDHDHGTVNTTFRLFIPPLTSLVLLLAALGLDHYLKPEWFTAWARLVWYVLAYIPVGLPVIRDAVRSIMKGEVFSEFLLMSIATIGAFAIGEYPEGIAVMLFYAIGEVFQTMAVSRAKRNIKALLDQRPDEVTILRDNRPVTAKALSARPGDIIQLKPGEKLALDGELLSDRAAFNTSALTGESRPDTKTKGDAVLAGMINLNTVSQVKVTTAYQDSKLSRILELVQNATSRKAPTELFIRKFARIYTPMVVALAATLCLLPYFFVQDYTFSTWLYRALIFLVISCPCALVISIPLGYFGGIGAASRNGILFKGSNFLDIMANVRNIVMDKTGTLTEGVFKVQNVVFDPAFDRETVLRMVNALEHHSTHPIATAIWDHVGDVDNTLRLTDIEEIAGQGMKAIVDGKQLLAGNFRLMDRFGIRYEIDQTDIVHTVIAIAYDGRFVGHITIADRIKDDAKAAIDGLKALNVTTTMLSGDKGTVTAYVAGQLGIDNAYGDLLPEDKISRVQDIRSRNGSVAFVGDGVNDAPVIALSDAGIAMGGLGSDATIETADIVIQDDKPSKIPMAIRIGQRTKAVVWQNVTLAFVVKGVVLALGAGGIATMWEAVFADVGVALIAILNAVRIQRMEFRNTPTSGSIDR
- a CDS encoding glyoxalase: MELGAFSVSLAVKDIGASKRFYEQLGVASFAGDQTQNWLIMKNGEPVIGLSQGVFEKNILTFNPGWDSNAQPLESFTDVRDLQRRLKDKGMTMTVEADESTTGPASFIVVDPDGNPVLVDQHR